In the genome of Paenibacillus pabuli, the window GTTTTCGAGCATTGCTGGTTTATATATAAAGGGGGAATTCATGGTTGATTGGCGATCATACGTTCTGTATAATGGGATAAAAAGGGAGTGTTTATGTTGATTCAATCCGCATTTAAACATATTGATGTGGCAGTGACATCATTAATCAATTTATGTGACCAACTGTCGGAGCAGGATCTGGCTTTGACTCCGATCGAAGGCAAACGGCCGGTTGGAGAATTGCTTTCTCATCTATCCGTCATTTGTCGTGCAGATGTACATATTTCAGAAGGAGCTTCCGCAGAAGAAATGGCTTTGTTTTATGAGGAAAATCAGCCCAATACACTCAGTGAGATCAAGGAAGCGCTGATTGCGAATCAGATGTATCTCTACCATCGAT includes:
- a CDS encoding DinB family protein, whose translation is MLIQSAFKHIDVAVTSLINLCDQLSEQDLALTPIEGKRPVGELLSHLSVICRADVHISEGASAEEMALFYEENQPNTLSEIKEALIANQMYLYHRYRQFNTEELLQVTDSYWGASYSRLEWLLEIMGHVYHHRGQLHTMLTLTGIEPKVALFE